In one window of Fibrobacter sp. UWB15 DNA:
- a CDS encoding glycoside hydrolase family 5 protein, with protein MKHIFAKTALFALAGTLSATAATLPTAKEVQAKMGMGFNIGNSMEVPNNPTAWGNPYPTQALLDSVKAAGFNTVRIPCAWDSHTSGGKVTETWLDSVKTVVDYAMRAGLYTILNIHHEGEGGWFQSNIGTSVNQTIDNKMKTYWTQIANKFKDYNERLMFAGANEPGPNINTWTSQHVSTLMHYYQTFIDAVRATGGNNATRTLIIQGLNTDIDKSVANAPVTTFPKDNVEGRLMFEVHYYDPYQYTLMTSPQDWGAPGGEMIQPQYYYGDYTKAGEPKRNAGYNAWAGSVDSKLGSIVHPQEQFAKMKTNYVDKGYPVIVGEFGANVRSPELNGSDLNLHKQGRVQWHKDVVSAAKQYGLTPILWDMGNESNSGYDNMAYIRRQSSPMGKVLEVDVINAMRSVYNLGNYNNTGVTHVEDFITGGSNEPASSSSEVASSSSEPTTTIIAGLNSTVQFTRHGNMLYSNKPIRLFDATGNLIRASSKKSGHLELSLAGLHQGVYLAKSANKTLVVGVR; from the coding sequence ATGAAGCACATTTTTGCAAAAACAGCCCTCTTTGCCCTCGCAGGAACCCTTTCTGCGACCGCAGCGACGCTCCCCACCGCCAAGGAAGTCCAGGCCAAAATGGGCATGGGTTTCAACATCGGCAACTCGATGGAAGTACCGAACAACCCCACTGCCTGGGGCAATCCCTACCCGACTCAGGCATTGCTCGACTCCGTAAAGGCAGCTGGTTTCAACACGGTCCGAATTCCCTGCGCATGGGACAGCCACACGAGCGGCGGCAAGGTCACCGAAACTTGGCTCGACTCCGTAAAGACTGTAGTCGACTATGCCATGCGCGCTGGCCTCTACACGATTTTGAACATCCACCACGAAGGTGAAGGCGGCTGGTTCCAGAGCAACATCGGTACAAGCGTCAACCAGACGATTGACAACAAGATGAAGACTTACTGGACGCAGATTGCGAACAAGTTCAAGGACTACAATGAACGCTTGATGTTTGCAGGCGCCAACGAACCCGGCCCAAACATTAACACTTGGACATCGCAGCATGTATCCACGCTGATGCATTACTACCAGACTTTCATTGATGCGGTCCGCGCCACAGGCGGCAATAATGCCACCCGCACTCTGATTATTCAGGGTTTGAACACCGACATCGACAAGTCCGTCGCGAACGCCCCGGTGACAACCTTCCCGAAAGACAACGTTGAAGGCCGCCTGATGTTCGAGGTGCACTACTACGACCCGTACCAATATACGCTTATGACGAGTCCGCAGGATTGGGGTGCTCCAGGTGGTGAAATGATTCAGCCGCAGTACTACTATGGCGACTACACCAAGGCCGGCGAACCCAAGCGCAACGCGGGCTACAACGCCTGGGCAGGCTCTGTGGATTCCAAGCTCGGAAGCATCGTACATCCGCAGGAACAGTTTGCCAAAATGAAGACGAATTACGTGGATAAAGGTTATCCGGTAATCGTGGGCGAATTCGGCGCCAACGTTCGCAGCCCGGAATTGAACGGCTCTGACTTGAACCTCCACAAGCAAGGCCGCGTGCAGTGGCACAAAGACGTGGTGAGCGCCGCCAAGCAGTACGGGCTCACGCCGATCCTTTGGGACATGGGCAACGAGAGCAATTCTGGCTACGACAACATGGCCTACATCCGCCGTCAATCTTCTCCGATGGGCAAGGTACTCGAAGTCGATGTGATCAACGCCATGCGCAGCGTATACAACCTCGGCAACTACAACAACACCGGTGTGACCCACGTAGAAGACTTTATCACGGGCGGCAGCAACGAACCGGCATCTAGCTCAAGCGAAGTCGCCTCCAGTTCCAGCGAGCCCACAACAACAATCATCGCTGGCCTGAATTCTACGGTGCAATTCACTCGCCACGGCAACATGCTCTATTCCAACAAGCCCATTCGCCTGTTCGACGCTACAGGGAACCTGATTCGGGCCTCCTCCAAAAAGAGCGGACACCTCGAACTTTCGCTTGCCGGTCTCCACCAGGGCGTGTACCTCGCCAAGAGCGCCAACAAGACGTTGGTCGTTGGAGTGAGATAA
- the polA gene encoding DNA polymerase I, translating into MPEKTLLLLDSYALAFRMFYAYSQNPLKNSQGEEVSMMHGYWGAVLRILAKHKPTHFAIARDVAHTKTFRHELYPDYKANRGPMPEEMAAQMPLLGESLEASGIPLLSEPGYEADDVMASTAMAAVEAGFDHVVILSKDKDMSQIVSDKIHLFHLTKGADGIDFGPEQVLEKYGLPPEKIRDYLALMGDASDNVPGVPKVGPKTAIQLLNDYGDMDNLYANLDKITKKGLHDNLANNREKAFLSRELVTLQTKRAFSGNLDALEYNGLHVDTLAQMFKDHEINSLLRLLEKVPSKAGFVREGSDGAEGVDNSTDAEVERADFAVDVPPPYICVDTDEIFEQMKAEFAASSLIGVDTETDGLDPMQCNLVGLCLAAADNDGKVNKGYYIPLGHSDEIGFPLPTGPKGNFDLNKVKAWFCEFFADNAPVAENDGAEGAASKRAFIFHNAKFDLHVLARAFKIPQSVIDNANLIDTLIAAWMLSPGQSGLGLDNQVMQRLQHEMIPIENLIGRGKNQITFNRTPIKEATEYGAEDAVYTLRLWKPLKQELEKLDYVKYFFAQEMPLLKVLYQMESVGVAIDVPALKTLEQELGRRIENLEKEICDMAGVEFNIGSPKQLGDVLFDTLGLPEIKKRSTDAVVLEELSYKAPHPIVFAVIEYRELKKMQSTYISVLPTLVNPDTKRIHTSFIQWGTATGRLSSRDPNLQNIPVRSDLGKKIRAAFVPQSKDNVILAVDYSQIELRMLAHLSGDAALIESYKEGIDIHARTAAAIYGVDLDAVTSDMRRDAKVVNFGVLYGMTAFRLSRDLKIPMSQARDFIDGYFGMYQGVQQFIEDTKAAAHRDGYVETLSGRRRYIAGIDSSDRMESQMAERMAVNTPVQGSAADLIKIAMIRIQKRINAENLPLKMMLQVHDELVFECPRDQVEAMAQMVKSEMEGAMQLKVPLVASVGFGENWLEAH; encoded by the coding sequence ATGCCTGAAAAGACTCTACTTTTGCTCGACTCCTACGCACTTGCGTTCCGCATGTTTTACGCCTATTCGCAAAACCCGCTAAAAAACAGCCAGGGCGAAGAGGTTTCGATGATGCACGGCTACTGGGGTGCCGTACTCCGCATTCTGGCGAAGCATAAGCCGACGCATTTTGCGATTGCACGCGATGTCGCGCACACCAAAACTTTCAGGCACGAACTTTACCCCGACTACAAGGCCAATCGCGGTCCCATGCCCGAAGAGATGGCGGCGCAGATGCCGCTCCTAGGTGAAAGCCTTGAAGCCAGCGGAATCCCACTCTTGTCGGAACCGGGTTACGAGGCGGACGACGTAATGGCAAGTACCGCCATGGCTGCCGTGGAAGCGGGCTTTGACCACGTGGTGATTTTGAGCAAAGACAAGGACATGTCGCAGATTGTAAGCGACAAGATTCACCTTTTCCACCTGACGAAGGGTGCCGACGGCATTGACTTCGGTCCGGAACAGGTGCTCGAAAAATACGGGCTCCCACCGGAAAAAATCCGCGACTACCTGGCGCTCATGGGTGACGCAAGCGACAACGTTCCAGGCGTTCCGAAGGTAGGCCCGAAAACCGCCATCCAGTTGCTGAACGATTACGGCGACATGGACAACCTGTACGCGAACCTCGACAAGATTACCAAGAAGGGTTTGCACGACAATTTGGCGAACAACCGCGAAAAGGCTTTCCTCAGCCGCGAACTAGTGACGCTCCAGACCAAGCGCGCCTTTAGCGGAAATTTAGATGCGCTTGAATATAACGGTCTGCATGTGGATACCTTGGCGCAGATGTTCAAGGACCACGAAATCAACAGCCTGCTGCGCTTGCTGGAGAAAGTTCCGAGTAAGGCGGGATTCGTGCGGGAAGGTTCTGATGGCGCGGAGGGCGTCGATAATTCAACGGACGCAGAAGTGGAACGCGCAGATTTTGCAGTCGATGTTCCGCCGCCGTACATTTGCGTTGATACCGACGAAATCTTTGAGCAGATGAAGGCGGAATTTGCCGCATCGTCGCTTATTGGCGTGGATACCGAAACCGACGGCCTTGACCCGATGCAGTGCAACCTGGTGGGACTTTGCCTAGCCGCAGCTGACAACGACGGCAAAGTAAACAAGGGTTACTACATTCCGCTTGGACATTCCGACGAAATCGGATTCCCGCTGCCGACAGGACCGAAAGGCAATTTCGACTTGAACAAAGTCAAGGCATGGTTCTGCGAATTTTTCGCCGACAATGCACCTGTCGCTGAAAATGATGGCGCCGAGGGCGCGGCTTCAAAACGAGCATTCATTTTCCATAACGCAAAATTCGACCTGCACGTTCTCGCCCGCGCCTTCAAGATTCCGCAATCCGTTATCGACAACGCGAATTTAATTGACACGCTGATTGCCGCCTGGATGCTTTCGCCGGGGCAATCTGGCCTCGGGCTCGACAACCAGGTGATGCAGCGTCTGCAGCACGAGATGATTCCCATCGAGAATCTCATCGGTCGCGGCAAGAACCAGATTACGTTCAACCGCACGCCCATCAAGGAAGCCACCGAATACGGCGCCGAAGATGCAGTCTACACGCTCCGCCTTTGGAAACCGCTCAAGCAGGAACTCGAAAAACTTGACTACGTGAAGTACTTCTTCGCGCAGGAGATGCCCCTCCTGAAGGTATTGTACCAGATGGAATCCGTGGGAGTGGCGATTGATGTTCCGGCCCTCAAGACGCTGGAGCAGGAACTGGGCCGCCGCATCGAGAATCTGGAAAAAGAAATCTGCGACATGGCCGGTGTCGAGTTCAACATTGGCTCGCCCAAGCAGCTGGGCGATGTGCTTTTTGACACGCTCGGACTCCCCGAAATAAAGAAGCGCAGTACCGATGCCGTGGTTCTCGAAGAGCTCAGCTACAAGGCTCCGCATCCGATTGTTTTCGCCGTCATCGAATACCGCGAACTCAAGAAGATGCAGAGCACCTACATCTCGGTGCTCCCGACGCTGGTGAATCCGGATACCAAGCGCATTCACACGAGTTTTATCCAGTGGGGTACTGCGACGGGCCGCCTTTCGAGCCGCGATCCAAACCTGCAGAACATCCCCGTTCGTAGCGACCTCGGCAAAAAAATCCGCGCCGCATTCGTGCCACAGAGCAAGGATAACGTCATTCTCGCCGTAGACTACTCGCAAATTGAACTCAGAATGCTCGCGCACCTGAGTGGCGATGCAGCGCTCATCGAAAGCTACAAGGAAGGTATCGATATTCACGCCCGCACCGCCGCCGCGATTTACGGGGTGGATCTAGACGCCGTCACGAGCGACATGAGACGCGATGCAAAAGTCGTGAATTTCGGCGTGCTCTACGGCATGACCGCCTTCCGCTTGAGCCGCGACCTGAAAATTCCGATGTCGCAGGCAAGGGATTTTATCGACGGTTACTTCGGGATGTACCAGGGTGTACAGCAGTTTATCGAAGATACCAAGGCGGCCGCCCACCGCGACGGTTATGTAGAAACGCTTTCGGGCCGCCGCCGCTACATCGCAGGCATCGACTCTAGCGACCGCATGGAATCACAGATGGCCGAGCGCATGGCCGTGAATACTCCCGTCCAAGGCTCCGCCGCCGACCTCATCAAGATTGCGATGATTCGCATCCAGAAGCGAATCAACGCCGAGAACCTCCCGCTCAAAATGATGTTGCAGGTGCACGACGAACTCGTGTTCGAATGCCCCCGCGACCAGGTGGAAGCGATGGCCCAGATGGTGAAATCCGAGATGGAAGGCGCCATGCAACTCAAGGTTCCGCTCGTCGCGAGCGTCGGCTTCGGCGAAAACTGGCTAGAAGCGCATTAA
- a CDS encoding SIMPL domain-containing protein translates to MQSRVKEALILALAILCLGAFFYRTQIDVKERDRVVFVRGLAEREVPADFVIWPIVYKEVGNDLAELSATLQSKSQILEKFLLENGIKKENITYSTPAIVDADGELYSGGKHNYRYVATVVATVATNDVALVRKTMEKQGELLKHGIAFSGSDYQYRTVYSFNGLNEIKPAMIDEATKNARSAAEKFAKDSDSKLGKIKTATQGVFSIEDRDENTPYIKKVRVVTNVQYFLED, encoded by the coding sequence ATGCAATCAAGAGTTAAAGAGGCTCTCATTCTGGCGCTCGCCATTTTGTGCCTGGGTGCATTTTTCTATCGCACGCAAATTGATGTCAAGGAACGTGACCGCGTGGTGTTCGTGCGCGGCCTTGCCGAACGCGAAGTACCGGCTGATTTCGTGATTTGGCCGATTGTTTACAAAGAAGTGGGCAACGACCTTGCGGAACTTTCTGCAACGCTACAGTCCAAGTCGCAGATTCTAGAAAAGTTCCTGCTCGAAAATGGAATCAAAAAAGAAAACATTACTTACTCGACCCCGGCCATTGTCGATGCCGACGGCGAACTCTACAGCGGTGGCAAACATAATTATCGCTACGTGGCAACCGTGGTTGCAACTGTTGCGACAAATGATGTCGCCCTTGTCCGCAAGACCATGGAAAAGCAGGGCGAACTCCTGAAACATGGAATTGCCTTTAGCGGTAGCGATTACCAGTACCGCACCGTCTATAGCTTTAATGGTCTCAACGAAATCAAGCCCGCCATGATTGACGAGGCGACAAAGAATGCACGCTCCGCTGCTGAAAAATTCGCGAAGGATTCCGACAGCAAGCTTGGCAAAATCAAGACGGCAACGCAGGGCGTGTTCTCTATCGAAGACCGCGACGAAAATACGCCGTACATCAAGAAGGTGCGCGTCGTGACGAACGTGCAGTATTTCTTGGAAGATTAG
- a CDS encoding FprA family A-type flavoprotein has translation MKNFSENIKYIGVDDRDLDLFEGQYVVPEGMAYNSYVIVDEKIAVTDTVDAHKVNEWLANLETALAGRKPDYLVIHHLEPDHAGGIADFVAKYPEATLVASAKAFALLPQFMALPESVKKLAVKEGDTLSLGAHTLQFIGAPMVHWPEVLFSYEQSEKVLFAADAFGKFGVYDADPDDWACEARRYYFNIVGKYGNQVQAVLKKAAALDIKTICPLHGPVLTENLGYYIDKYNTWSSYAPEDKGVLVAYASIYGGTKKAAELLGEKLKAAGVEKVVVSDLARSDMAEVIEDAFRYDRMVVAAPTYDAGLFPVMEDFLNHLKAKNYSNRKVGVVENGTWAPMAAKKMTEILATLKNVTLAETVVTVKSTLSAESEAAMDKLVSELL, from the coding sequence ATGAAGAACTTTAGCGAAAATATCAAGTACATCGGTGTCGATGACCGCGATTTGGATTTGTTCGAAGGCCAGTACGTGGTGCCCGAGGGCATGGCGTACAATTCGTACGTGATTGTGGACGAAAAGATTGCCGTGACCGATACGGTGGATGCCCACAAGGTGAATGAATGGCTTGCCAATCTGGAGACGGCTCTCGCTGGGCGCAAACCGGATTACCTGGTAATTCACCACCTGGAACCGGACCATGCCGGTGGCATTGCTGATTTTGTGGCGAAGTACCCGGAGGCGACGCTCGTGGCGTCTGCGAAGGCTTTCGCGCTCTTGCCGCAGTTCATGGCTCTCCCTGAATCGGTCAAGAAGCTGGCCGTGAAGGAAGGCGATACGCTTTCGCTCGGTGCGCACACCTTGCAGTTTATCGGAGCTCCGATGGTGCACTGGCCCGAAGTGCTGTTCAGCTACGAACAGAGCGAAAAGGTACTGTTCGCGGCCGATGCGTTCGGCAAGTTCGGCGTGTACGATGCCGACCCGGATGACTGGGCCTGCGAAGCCCGCCGTTACTACTTCAACATCGTGGGCAAGTATGGCAACCAGGTGCAGGCGGTTCTCAAGAAGGCTGCCGCGCTCGATATCAAGACGATTTGCCCGTTGCATGGCCCGGTGCTCACCGAAAATCTGGGCTACTACATCGACAAGTACAACACCTGGAGCAGCTACGCTCCCGAAGACAAGGGCGTGCTCGTGGCCTACGCTTCGATTTACGGCGGAACCAAGAAGGCCGCGGAATTGCTCGGCGAAAAGCTCAAGGCCGCCGGTGTCGAAAAAGTCGTGGTTTCTGACCTTGCCCGCAGCGACATGGCTGAAGTCATCGAAGACGCCTTCCGCTACGATCGCATGGTGGTGGCCGCTCCTACTTATGACGCGGGCCTTTTCCCGGTGATGGAAGATTTCTTGAATCACTTGAAGGCAAAGAACTACTCTAACCGCAAGGTGGGCGTTGTCGAGAATGGCACGTGGGCCCCGATGGCCGCCAAGAAGATGACTGAAATCCTCGCCACGCTCAAGAACGTGACGCTTGCCGAAACGGTCGTGACGGTGAAGTCCACGCTCAGCGCCGAATCCGAAGCGGCGATGGACAAATTGGTTTCTGAACTACTTTAG
- a CDS encoding NAD(P)H-hydrate dehydratase, with protein MKTLASLPYKICPPMVSAEAMRFLDNDTKRSKVSSPVFQHFGESQADIDSFEVNPDEFMTAIDAGYALMKKAGQALYNRVCEILGKDREGKSVAIFVGGGNNGGDGLVLASLLIVNGIPCTVYSLAKPETFKDEAGFAYEDFANNGGKLVYIGEQLPESVHHTLIVDCMLGNGASGELRPAFARAVIAISGWDIPVLAADAPTGFDSANHHSGFTCIEAKETMVFGLPRLDAYTNEGARVFGNVTVEPLEYPDELIDRVNSGIYFATEKMIPALLPDRDEFGDKRSQGTAMVIAGSGNMTGAAALCTKACLRSGAGLVTTATPKALLPALQSKLDEPVFFGIGDRTTDKLSIMHLMQLQEIATHQNAIAIGPGLGTDTETQDAVRMFLTGLTIPVVVDADAINACGSAFFCMEGGPANAIITPHKREWERNFGPLPSNESFYPEYLQQFATQFKITIVLKGCPTYVAIPDGRVYVIPARNSGLAKGGAGDVLTGIITALLAQGLPTAEAAVLGVLLHQKAGRLTREKMGAFGMLPTDVIEMLPAAFGC; from the coding sequence ATGAAAACTCTCGCGAGTTTACCCTATAAAATCTGCCCGCCTATGGTCTCGGCAGAGGCCATGCGCTTTTTAGACAACGACACCAAGCGCAGCAAGGTTTCAAGCCCCGTATTTCAGCATTTTGGCGAGTCTCAAGCCGACATTGACTCTTTTGAAGTCAATCCTGACGAATTCATGACCGCTATTGACGCGGGCTACGCCCTTATGAAAAAGGCCGGGCAAGCCCTGTACAACCGAGTCTGTGAAATTCTCGGAAAAGATAGAGAAGGAAAATCCGTTGCCATTTTTGTTGGCGGTGGCAATAACGGCGGCGACGGCCTGGTTTTGGCAAGTTTGCTGATCGTGAACGGAATTCCTTGCACCGTATACTCTCTCGCCAAGCCTGAAACCTTTAAGGACGAAGCGGGCTTCGCCTACGAAGACTTTGCAAACAACGGCGGAAAGCTTGTCTACATCGGCGAGCAACTGCCTGAAAGCGTGCACCATACATTAATTGTGGACTGCATGCTCGGCAACGGAGCCTCAGGCGAACTGCGTCCGGCATTTGCAAGGGCGGTCATTGCCATTAGCGGCTGGGACATCCCCGTACTTGCAGCCGATGCTCCTACCGGATTCGATTCCGCGAACCACCACAGCGGCTTCACCTGCATCGAAGCTAAAGAAACAATGGTTTTCGGTTTGCCCCGACTGGACGCCTACACGAACGAAGGCGCTCGCGTTTTCGGAAACGTTACGGTTGAGCCCCTAGAATATCCCGACGAACTCATTGACCGAGTCAATTCCGGAATTTATTTCGCCACCGAAAAAATGATTCCGGCACTGCTCCCCGACCGCGATGAATTTGGCGACAAGCGAAGCCAAGGAACGGCCATGGTGATTGCTGGTTCCGGCAATATGACCGGTGCCGCCGCCCTTTGTACCAAGGCATGCCTCCGCAGCGGCGCAGGCCTTGTCACGACCGCGACTCCGAAGGCATTGCTCCCTGCATTGCAATCGAAGCTTGATGAACCTGTATTCTTCGGAATCGGCGACAGAACCACCGACAAACTTTCGATTATGCACTTGATGCAGTTGCAAGAGATCGCAACGCATCAAAATGCAATCGCCATTGGCCCTGGGCTTGGAACCGACACCGAAACGCAAGACGCCGTTCGCATGTTCTTGACCGGACTCACGATCCCCGTAGTTGTCGATGCCGACGCCATTAACGCTTGCGGCTCGGCATTCTTCTGCATGGAAGGCGGCCCCGCGAATGCGATTATCACGCCGCACAAGCGCGAATGGGAAAGGAACTTCGGCCCATTGCCCTCAAACGAAAGTTTCTATCCGGAATACTTGCAGCAATTTGCGACGCAGTTCAAGATTACAATTGTGCTGAAGGGATGCCCCACTTACGTGGCGATTCCCGACGGACGCGTGTACGTGATTCCGGCCCGCAATTCGGGCCTTGCCAAGGGTGGCGCAGGTGACGTGCTTACCGGCATTATCACCGCATTGCTCGCACAAGGTTTACCGACCGCAGAAGCAGCTGTTCTCGGCGTACTCCTGCACCAGAAAGCAGGCCGACTCACGCGCGAAAAAATGGGAGCATTTGGCATGCTCCCAACTGACGTCATTGAAATGTTGCCCGCAGCATTCGGCTGCTAA
- a CDS encoding porin family protein, whose protein sequence is MNKIWTLIASTMLVASAAFAQDDFDSDYANQTEEQYTEQEQAEVQADEQQQAAEPAEEEEQPSVAEEPAPSKPVAAPVTQASAQEPAQESTQNDENAQEAAPRDDTPFFGFGLRTAFDYGRMYGFKDDLDNDSDISGIPSGIGFEAGVMFRIQMIPNLYFAPEVNFAYISTEHEYLKHKREYKSIDMEIPLLMRGVVADRFYVTAGPQLNFSLSSEADIEPVENSVLNLTFASTEKIEQASFGFGIAAGLGINIVQGLFFDLRYYMGITELYPDVKTLDDMDIAEGDFSLVDMSGARMMKFKVGISYWFL, encoded by the coding sequence ATGAATAAAATTTGGACGCTCATCGCAAGCACCATGTTGGTGGCATCTGCCGCATTCGCACAAGACGACTTCGATTCTGATTATGCAAATCAGACCGAAGAACAGTACACCGAACAAGAACAGGCCGAAGTTCAAGCCGATGAACAACAACAGGCTGCAGAACCTGCAGAAGAAGAAGAACAGCCCAGCGTTGCAGAAGAACCCGCTCCCAGCAAACCGGTTGCCGCCCCTGTCACCCAGGCCAGCGCTCAGGAACCCGCTCAGGAAAGCACCCAGAATGACGAGAACGCACAAGAAGCCGCTCCGCGTGACGACACGCCCTTTTTCGGTTTCGGTTTGAGGACCGCCTTCGATTACGGCAGAATGTACGGCTTTAAGGATGACCTAGACAACGACAGCGATATTAGTGGTATTCCGTCGGGCATCGGTTTTGAAGCAGGCGTCATGTTCCGCATTCAGATGATCCCGAACCTCTATTTCGCCCCCGAAGTCAACTTCGCCTATATCAGCACCGAACATGAATACCTGAAGCATAAGCGCGAATACAAGAGCATCGACATGGAAATCCCCTTGCTCATGCGCGGTGTGGTTGCAGACAGATTTTATGTCACCGCCGGACCGCAGCTCAACTTCAGTTTGAGCAGCGAAGCCGACATTGAACCGGTCGAGAACTCCGTTCTCAACCTGACCTTCGCTAGTACCGAAAAAATTGAACAGGCATCCTTTGGCTTTGGCATTGCAGCCGGCCTTGGTATCAACATTGTCCAGGGACTCTTCTTTGACCTGCGTTACTACATGGGCATCACGGAACTTTATCCGGACGTGAAGACCCTGGACGACATGGACATTGCAGAAGGCGACTTCTCCTTGGTTGACATGTCTGGCGCAAGAATGATGAAGTTCAAAGTCGGTATTAGCTACTGGTTCCTGTAA
- a CDS encoding esterase, producing the protein MKKSVWEPLALACAFAVAANAFTLSGKVSDEQGAAVSGASVLLVKNNLSTTTDSKGEFSFHKDLAGVGVMERILPGYISVNNGVLSFSQRSSEPVQVQIFDMMGNRLLNETLYGSGSLDLQACVKAQGAYYARVKIGSAQRDIRFTSKGNYSSSFGEKSASVDRALKRLTTNETLKVIADGFDTLAVLLNNLDTNVSLTMKKPKAEPQYAYGWGLKNDPVPTRGCGKTWNRVKSGSYEFQWSKGKRTIRIDIPDNYDNKKPYKLIFGMHCMGGWAGGVQQEGYYGLKPLDTQKTAIFVAPEGNGNQAPWGQDDYLLFDELLADLQSNLCIDSSRVFSTGFSYGSMFSNGLSWNHQDVLRAVAVYETAERNIWLPQRQNKGVGWMGVLGLQDNLCTPQMGRAARDIILTLNSEGGKAKNEKAQEYGGSGPHVCYDYTTVEERFPVRWCTQNGGHIWDHKDPGQQKSWVPQATWDFFSKF; encoded by the coding sequence ATGAAAAAGAGTGTTTGGGAACCTCTTGCTCTCGCCTGCGCATTTGCGGTGGCGGCAAACGCGTTTACGCTTTCGGGCAAGGTAAGTGATGAACAGGGTGCAGCCGTTAGTGGAGCCTCTGTTTTACTCGTCAAAAATAACCTTTCGACAACCACCGATAGTAAAGGTGAGTTCAGTTTTCATAAGGACTTAGCCGGAGTGGGCGTTATGGAACGGATTCTGCCGGGCTATATTAGCGTCAATAACGGTGTGCTGTCTTTCTCGCAGCGTTCTAGCGAACCTGTCCAGGTCCAAATTTTTGATATGATGGGCAACCGCTTGCTGAACGAAACCCTTTATGGTTCCGGAAGCCTCGACTTGCAGGCTTGCGTCAAGGCTCAAGGTGCATATTACGCCCGAGTGAAAATCGGATCGGCTCAGCGTGACATTCGTTTCACTTCTAAAGGGAACTACAGTTCTTCTTTTGGTGAAAAGTCTGCAAGCGTTGATCGCGCTCTCAAGCGACTGACGACGAACGAAACCCTCAAGGTGATTGCCGACGGATTCGACACCCTTGCGGTGCTTTTGAACAATTTAGATACCAACGTTTCGCTTACGATGAAAAAGCCGAAGGCAGAACCGCAGTATGCTTACGGTTGGGGCTTAAAGAATGATCCGGTGCCTACGCGCGGCTGCGGCAAGACCTGGAATCGCGTCAAGTCCGGCAGCTACGAATTCCAGTGGAGCAAGGGCAAGCGCACCATCCGTATCGACATTCCTGACAATTACGACAACAAGAAACCGTACAAGCTCATATTCGGCATGCACTGCATGGGCGGCTGGGCCGGTGGTGTGCAGCAAGAAGGCTACTATGGTTTGAAACCGCTTGATACCCAGAAGACGGCAATCTTTGTCGCACCTGAAGGTAACGGAAACCAGGCCCCGTGGGGACAAGACGATTACCTGCTCTTCGATGAACTTTTGGCCGATTTACAGAGCAATCTTTGCATCGACTCTAGCCGCGTGTTCTCTACAGGCTTTAGCTACGGCTCCATGTTCAGCAACGGTCTCTCTTGGAACCACCAGGATGTGCTCCGCGCTGTAGCCGTGTATGAAACTGCCGAACGTAACATCTGGCTCCCGCAGCGTCAGAATAAGGGCGTGGGTTGGATGGGTGTGCTCGGCCTGCAGGACAACCTTTGCACTCCGCAGATGGGTCGCGCCGCTCGCGATATCATCTTGACGCTCAACTCCGAAGGCGGCAAGGCCAAGAATGAAAAGGCTCAGGAATATGGCGGCAGTGGTCCGCACGTCTGCTACGATTACACGACAGTTGAAGAACGTTTCCCGGTTCGCTGGTGTACGCAGAACGGCGGCCACATCTGGGACCACAAGGATCCCGGCCAGCAAAAGTCCTGGGTTCCGCAGGCCACTTGGGATTTCTTCAGCAAATTCTAG